The Mucilaginibacter rubeus genomic interval CTTTGTGGCGATAACGAGTCGTATCCATATCACCCCCGCACCGCTGCTGATCTACTATGGCCTTAACATATCCCTGTTTTATTTCAATGCGCACGTACTGCTCAGCTTTGCGTTTTTAAAGACACGGAGACGATATTTAAATTCAGCCTGCCTGATCATATTGGAACTGGCGGTATACCTGGCCATCAAATATGTACTGGATAACCTGCTGACGGGCTACTTTACTTTAAGGTCGGGACACCTGCCTGTATCACATCTCTATATTTATGAAAATCTGTATCGTGGCGCAAGTTTTACAGGTCTGAGCATCGCTTACTTCTCGACCCGTTACTTGGCCCGGTTCCGCGAAAAAGCCTACCAGGAAGAAACCGGGAGGCTCAGGGCGATTACGCGGAACCTGGAATTGGAAAATCAGATTTTTTCCGTCGAAAACGCCTACCTCCAGAATCAGATCAGTCCTCACCTGCTGTTCAATTCCCTGAGCTTTATTCATAGTGCCGTATACAAACTTTCTGACGCGGCCGGCAAAGGCATCATGCGCCTGGCCGAGCTCATGCGGTATTCACTGGTCAGCGCCAACGGTACCGGAACAATACCGCTGCCCAGGGAAATCGAACAGATGGAAAACCTGATCGCCCTTTGTGCGATGAGGTTCCCCCGGAGAATTCTTCGTCCGGGTCCATAAGAAAGGCCGCCTGAAAGGCAGGGAGATCATTCCGCTCGCGCTGATCACACTGGTAGAAAATATGCTGAAACACGGCGACTTAGGGGACAAGAAACATCCCGCCCGTATCAGCCTTGAGTTGGCAGAAAATCGCCTTATTTTTGAAGCATCCAATAAAAAGCGGCAGGTAAGCCTTTATCCCAGCGGCGGGCTAGGGTTGAAAAACATTGAAAAACGGCTGCAGAATCATTATCAGGACCGCTATTCGATGCTGATCAGGGACGAGAATGAACATTTTACGATAACCTTAACTATTAGCTTATGAACCTGACATGCTACATCGTAGACGACGAATCCGGAGCCATTGATCTGCTGACAGAATATATTGCGCGCATGCCCGGATTGGAACTGACCGGGGCTACCCAGGATCCCATGACCGCGTTGGACCAGCTCACCGGGGAACATGCGCCTGACATCACGTTTATCGACATCGACATGAGATTGCTTTCGGGGCTTGAACTGGCAGGTATGGTCAATCTCTACACTATGGTCGTTTTCACCACCGCGTTTCCCCAGTATGCCTTGCAGGCATTTTCGAAAGAAGCGTTTGATTACATACTTAAACCGATAAGTTACGACCGTTTCGCGGACTGTGTTCATCGCGCCAAACGCAAGATAGCCAGGCGTTCTAAAGTTTACCCTGCAGGAATTCAGGATTTCTTTAATATCAAAAGTGAGATCAAGGGCAGGATGGTGAGAATTCAAATGGATGAGGTAGTCTACATCGAAGGGGCCGGGAATTATATTACGATCCATACCCGTGATACCAAACATATGACCTACCTCACGATTAAAGAGATCATACCTCATCTGCCGTCATATTTCGCCAGGATACACCGCTCATTTATCGTTAATATCAATTACATCAGAATAACGGAAAGAGCGCGGGTCAGACTGGAAAATGGCCGGGTATTGGTCATGGGGAATAATTACAAGGAATCTTTCCTGGAAATGATGGATGCCAGACTGATCAAGACCGGCCGGGCATCCTGACCTTTGCTGCGCCTCAGCTTTTGCTGCGGGGCGATGCGGTGAACAGGTCCTCCTAACAGCTAAGAAGCGGGTCTTTCGCCGGTATGCTTTGCCTTTCCTTTCTTAGCCAGCAGAAATTTATAAAGGAGGTAGTAGGTGATCATTTCCTGCTTCCTTGGCTCATCCGTAAATATCCGGTTGACATGCATATGCACGATACTGCTCAGAAATTGATTTCTTTCCGTTGCGTCGCCGGCAGGGTTTTGTGCGAGGTCGCGGACGGTGCGGAGAAAATACCTGGTCGATTTCCATTGTGCGCTCAGGTACTTTACATTGCTTTCGTCAAGTGCCGCTTCGATTGCTTGTTGAAGTTTACGGTATTTCCGGTCCAGTTCCACATGGAGCTTCGTCACCTTAAACTCGGTTAAAAAGAGCGTATAGCTTTGATAACAAAAAACCAGCAGGTCTTCCTCCTCGCGAATGAAATTAAGCAGTATTTCGAAGGTAGATCTTAGTGCAAACAGAAACAGAGCACTTGGTTCAGTAATCGAATCGATCGCCTGCAGCACCAGTTCGCTGCTTGCCCAGAAAAATATCTCCGTTTTCTCGATACCTGCATAATGATAGCGTTCCAGCTCCCTGCTGTAAACATCGACCTGGTATTCCCGGACCACATGCTGCCTGACGCGGTCTTCCAGTTTAACTTTAAATGCGCCTAAAATTTCGTTGATATCCATTTGATCGACCAGCATGCGTACCCGGATATGCGGTGCATGGTCTTCATACCGAACAAAAAACCATCGCCGGATCCTTCCATGGCTGAACTTTTTTCGGAGGATCGGCCGCAATTTCAACAAAAGCCGTGAAGCGCTGATTTTAGGGGCATATATCTTAAGATAAAGCCATTCGGAACCCGGGATATATTTACGGCGGGTTCCTCGCCGTTCTCCTGGATGGTCCTTAAAGATTGCTGATGGCGGAAGTTTGAAACCATCATCGGGCAGCAGGTACGCATTATATTGCCGGGCCGGCTCGTCACCAATAACCTCCTTTAAAACGACCTCACTTTTATTTTGGCTGCAATGGAGAAAAAAAATTGCTTCCGGCTGGTTACCCAAATCGAAATGCAGGTGCTGATCTCCTTCTGCAATTGCAATGACATCGGGTATGCGCAGTTCCTCCCGCAAAATGTGCAGCTGTTGCAGGTTTTTCTCCATAGAATTTGTACCCAGCTTATGTAGCTGCGCTTCCCTGATGACCCAGGTCGCTGAAAAAAGGATCGTTCCGCCGAACTCGACCCTCGGGTAAAATCCGAGTCCGGGGAAAAGCTGGCGCAGATCGAGCAGTAAACTACTTTTTCCGTATTGATAAGGAATATCAGCCAAAAAACGAAATAAGGGTAACTTGTTAAAGCTATGATTATAGGCGGAGGTCAGCCGCGGCACCACCACCTTTTGATGCTTTTTGGAGTATAGAAAAACTTGCTGGGCATAAACTGCCACGTACAGGTCGGATAATTCCAATTGCCGCTCTAACGGCAGCAGCGAAACCGCGGTTACCGGTAGTTCAAACTGCCAGATCTGCTCCCGCCTGTTGATGTTATCCGTATGTGGGTCGGAAAGATGGAGAATCTCGGCAAAGATCACTCCGGGGTTCTGTGCTTCCTGCTCCTTTGCCATCGCCTTTGCCGCGCTCGCGATTTCCGGAGCGCCGATCGTAAAACGGCCCAAAAGCGCAGGTGCGTTATTTCCGCCCGCACTTTCGATCACAACCTGTTCACCCGCCAGCCTGAAAAGTACCGACATCCCGAGCGCCGCAGATGGCTTTTGCCCGCTTTGCAACCCTGCCAGGTCATCCGCTTCCAGGTGAATGACACCGGTTTGCCGGTAACGCTCGCCATGCCAGTGCTCCAGCAGCAGGCTTTGTGCGGCCGTCCAAACCATCGAATCTTCAACAGGGATATTGAGCGGAAGGTGTAAATTTTCCAGTAAAGGGAGATGCGGGTCGGATTCAGGCACATGATAGCCAATACCGGCTTCCGGATCAAGCGCGGCAAGCAACGGAATACATTGCCCTTCAAAATCGTTGTTGAATCGCCTGGCGAATGCCTGCATCGCGGTGTTTTTTACATCCGGCACAAGAACGGTAAGCGCATCGATAGCGGACGCAAGTTGGAATTGAATCGAACTGTTCAGGACTTCCCCGGTTGAAAAACGGTGAAGAATGACGCTCAATTCGTCCTTCACATGCTCCCGGGAGCCCTGCGGAAGATCGGCCCTTAACGCTGCTTTCAACGAACTGAAGTATTGTTCTTCAATAACGTGCGCACGCAAAAGTTTTCGGGAAGCAGCCTGAATCCGTTCATTGGGTTGCCGATCGAGAAAATCAGTACCCGTGATATTGCTGCGGTTCCTGTCCAGCAAGAACTGGGCGTCGATGAGAAACTCCAGATAAGCATCAGCTTCATCAGGCGGGCATCCGGCTTCCGTACCGATATAGGTGACGAGTTCGTTCCCGCTTTTACCGCCCTGGCAGAAAGTTAAGAGGTCGCTGAGCAGCTTTGAAAAGGCGATAGCTTGCAGACTGTAATTGCGGATGCTGAAATTTTCATTAAGACTACTCCTCAGGAA includes:
- a CDS encoding histidine kinase codes for the protein MVHVFIWLIYISYELGFVAITSRIHITPAPLLIYYGLNISLFYFNAHVLLSFAFLKTRRRYLNSACLIILELAVYLAIKYVLDNLLTGYFTLRSGHLPVSHLYIYENLYRGASFTGLSIAYFSTRYLARFREKAYQEETGRLRAITRNLELENQIFSVENAYLQNQISPHLLFNSLSFIHSAVYKLSDAAGKGIMRLAELMRYSLVSANGTGTIPLPREIEQMENLIALCAMRFPRRILRPGP
- a CDS encoding LytR/AlgR family response regulator transcription factor gives rise to the protein MNLTCYIVDDESGAIDLLTEYIARMPGLELTGATQDPMTALDQLTGEHAPDITFIDIDMRLLSGLELAGMVNLYTMVVFTTAFPQYALQAFSKEAFDYILKPISYDRFADCVHRAKRKIARRSKVYPAGIQDFFNIKSEIKGRMVRIQMDEVVYIEGAGNYITIHTRDTKHMTYLTIKEIIPHLPSYFARIHRSFIVNINYIRITERARVRLENGRVLVMGNNYKESFLEMMDARLIKTGRAS
- a CDS encoding lantibiotic dehydratase: MKYRFASALLLRMPRRSEADYTTDLAVILADPLFRTAVLLASPVFYSRIQQSRFRPDLLSDKQQLTLLKYYNRFCFRPTPFGLFSSVTLARWDDQPVSGDTVIRYHPVIRADQHYQAALVGAGIKEQRAAVGTLDPNPSIYRVLHEFRFLRSSLNENFSIRNYSLQAIAFSKLLSDLLTFCQGGKSGNELVTYIGTEAGCPPDEADAYLEFLIDAQFLLDRNRSNITGTDFLDRQPNERIQAASRKLLRAHVIEEQYFSSLKAALRADLPQGSREHVKDELSVILHRFSTGEVLNSSIQFQLASAIDALTVLVPDVKNTAMQAFARRFNNDFEGQCIPLLAALDPEAGIGYHVPESDPHLPLLENLHLPLNIPVEDSMVWTAAQSLLLEHWHGERYRQTGVIHLEADDLAGLQSGQKPSAALGMSVLFRLAGEQVVIESAGGNNAPALLGRFTIGAPEIASAAKAMAKEQEAQNPGVIFAEILHLSDPHTDNINRREQIWQFELPVTAVSLLPLERQLELSDLYVAVYAQQVFLYSKKHQKVVVPRLTSAYNHSFNKLPLFRFLADIPYQYGKSSLLLDLRQLFPGLGFYPRVEFGGTILFSATWVIREAQLHKLGTNSMEKNLQQLHILREELRIPDVIAIAEGDQHLHFDLGNQPEAIFFLHCSQNKSEVVLKEVIGDEPARQYNAYLLPDDGFKLPPSAIFKDHPGERRGTRRKYIPGSEWLYLKIYAPKISASRLLLKLRPILRKKFSHGRIRRWFFVRYEDHAPHIRVRMLVDQMDINEILGAFKVKLEDRVRQHVVREYQVDVYSRELERYHYAGIEKTEIFFWASSELVLQAIDSITEPSALFLFALRSTFEILLNFIREEEDLLVFCYQSYTLFLTEFKVTKLHVELDRKYRKLQQAIEAALDESNVKYLSAQWKSTRYFLRTVRDLAQNPAGDATERNQFLSSIVHMHVNRIFTDEPRKQEMITYYLLYKFLLAKKGKAKHTGERPAS